From the Limanda limanda chromosome 2, fLimLim1.1, whole genome shotgun sequence genome, one window contains:
- the LOC133019021 gene encoding WD repeat domain-containing protein 83-like, which yields MAFPQSRPKAPQLPQHLLRTIDCQQGAVRAVRFNADGSYLMSCGSDKSLKLWSLSRGTLLQSYSGHRYEVLDADGSYDNNLICTCSSDKTVILWDVPTGQVTRKLRGHAGKVNCVQFNKDPNVIFSGSIDGTVRCWDIRSRGHEPAMILDDATDGVSSLKVMQHELLTGSLDGNLRRYDMRIGQLYEDFINSPITCVCFSQDGQCTLSSSLDSKLLLLDKSTGEMLGRFKGHKMKDYKLDCCLTNKDTHVLSCSEDGHVYCWDRVEGSLTLKLFVGEAVVQSLSFHPTETCLLTAMEGRVQVWGAEPEEDVGTHSPTWNTLSEHLGELYVHL from the exons ATGGCGTTCCCTCAGTCCAGACCTAAGGCTCCCCAGCTTCCTCAGCATCTTCTCAGGACCATCGACTGTCAGCAGGGCGCTGTCAGGGCGGTTCGCTTCAACG CTGATGGGAGCTACCTGATGTCTTGTGGCAGTGACAAGTCTCTAAAGCTGTGGAGTCTGAGCAGAGGGACCCTGCTGCAGTCGTACAGTGGCCACAGATACGAGGTTCTGGACGCTGATGG CTCTTATGACAACAACTTAATTTGCACCTGCAGCTCAGACAAGACTGTGATCCTGTGGGACGTCCCCACGGGACAGGTCACACGCAAACTCAGAGGTCATGCCGGG AAAGTCAACTGTGTCCAGTTTAACAAGGACCCAAATGTAATCTTTTCTG GGTCCATAGATGGGACAGTTAGGTGCTGGGACATCAGGTCCAGAGGACATGAGCCCGCCATGATTTTGGACGATGCCACGGACGGCGTCAGCAGCCTGAAGGTGATGCAACACGAGCTGCTCACAGG ATCTTTGGACGGCAATCTGAGGCGCTACGACATGAGGATCGGTCAGCTGTACGAGGACTTCATCAACA gtccCATCACGTGCGTTTGTTTCAGTCAAGACGGTCAGTGCACGCTGAGCTCCAGTTTGGATTCAAAGCTCCTACTACTGGATAAGAGCACAGGGGAAATGTTGGGAAG GTTTAAAGGACATAAGATGAAGGACTACAAGCTGGACTGCTGTCTCACTAATAAAGACACACATGTCCTGAGCTGCTCTGAGGACGGGCACGTCTACTGCTGGGACCGGGTTGAG GGCTCTTTGACCTTGAAGCTGTTCGTGGGAGAAGCTGTGGTCCAGTCGCTGTCCTTCCACCCCACAGAGACGTGCCTCCTCACCGCCATGGAGGGGCGTGTCCAGGTATGGGGGGCGGAGCCAGAGGAGGACGTGGGAACGCATTCGCCGACGTGGAACACCCTCTCTGAGCATCTCGGAGAGCTCtacgtgcacctctga
- the LOC133019031 gene encoding persephin-like, with protein sequence WDLGLSYDSDETVLFKYCSGTCPRVRSNHNLTNLLLSGVLPHPAPGEQWHNTPCCRPTHHEDVAFLDNSHRWQKVEKLSAAGCSCVG encoded by the coding sequence TGGGACCTCGGGCTCAGCTACGACTCGGACGAGACCGTCCTCTTCAAGTACTGCAGTGGGACGTGTCCCCGGGTTCGCTCCAACCACAACCTCACTAACCTGCTGCTCAGTGGGGTGCTGCCCCACCCAGCACCCGGGGAGCAGTGGCACAACACGCCCTGCTGCAGGCCCACCCACCACGAGGACGTGGCCTTCCTGGACAATTCGCACCGCTGGCAAAAGGTGGAGAAGCTGTCGGCCGCCGGCTGTAGCTGTGTGGGTTAG
- the LOC133019041 gene encoding G2/M phase-specific E3 ubiquitin-protein ligase-like: protein MRRKRARSQQHDHFNKDVILLPNPSCETVCKQGPKLRLHKHGHILSAFEFQKAWDHQAVMAHIRDGFGQLIPEDVSLQFLMGCGNKLVSPKLQEGQGLNAMLIHKIFRTKGLYVRPSRTLFTSRVATMDGDGNPGTSGHDEDYSSYLTLMAAHPDDSSDDEELNQAIIASMESQIAEKVPVQEILLELSSKISTKQLCKFNINRSAVWEGAVRGFQRVSYSPNLMICVKFSDDMGRNEEGIDLGGPRREFLRLLMETMARSPMFEGKENSKNLALDSAALREDRYYTAGRAIAVSLVHGGPPPNFLSPTVFSLLVDGSAKPVLEDIADMELLEKVHKVSESTTLEDLEMTKEPLLDYLANAGCLRPMRSIGDRDLLVHDIVMFQVIYRVQGPFQRFSEGLKTLGVLEKIQRHPDSFRPLFCYEPSTLTADQVDDVFRIWLSPEGSNTRAAEEIVVTFWRDYLQDAEEGEGPSKLQKILSFATGASVLPPIGFSPTPSVQFIQKEDDDFSCTPMFPLANTCVNCIKLPLHVSYQQFKEKFDFALGNSYGFGRA, encoded by the exons ATGAGGAGAAAAAG AGCTAGGTCACAGCAGCATGACCACTTCAACAAGGATGTTATATTACTTCCAAATCCATCATGCGAAACAGTGTGCAAACAAGGTCCAAAATTACGATTGCACAAACATGGGCACATCCTCAGTGCCTTTGAGTTCCAGAAGGCCTGGGACCACCAGGCTGTTATGGCACACATCAGAGATGGTTTTGGTCAGCTCATTCCAGAGGATGTCAg CCTCCAGTTTCTAATGGGTTGCGGCAACAAGCTGGTGTCCCCTAAACTCCAGGAGGGCCAGGGGCTGAATGCAATGCTGATCCACAAGATTTTCAGAACCAAAGGCCTGTATGTGAGACCATCAAGGACcctttt CACCAGCAGGGTTGCTACAATGGATGGAGATGGCAACCCTGGCACTAGCggtcatgatgaagactactcTTCATATTTAACACTTATGGCTGCTCATCCTGATGACTCGTCAGATGATGAGGAATTAAACCAGGCTATAATTGCCAGTATGGAGAGTCAAAT TGCAGAAAAGGTCCCGGTTCAAGAGATACTGCTGGAACTCTCAAGCAAAATTAGCACAAAACAACTGTGCAAATTTAATATAAATCGCTCTGCTGTCTGGGAGGGAGCCGTGAGAGGATTCCAAAGGGTGTCCTATAGCCCCAACTTGATGATCTGTGTAAAATTCTCAGATGACATGGGGAGAAATGAGGAAGGGATTGATTTAGGAGGGCCAAGGAGAGAATTCTTGAGGCTGCTAATGGAGACCATGGCCAGGTCACCCATGTttgagggaaaagaaaacagcaagaACTTGGCTCTTGACAGTGCTG CTCTAAGGGAGGACCGATACTACACAGCTGGCAGAGCCATTGCTGTAAGCTTGGTACATGGCGGTCCGCCACCAAACTTCCTCTCACCAACAGTATTTTCTCTTCTGGTTGATGGTTCAGCAAAACCAGTGCTAGAAGACATAGCTGACATGGAACTTTTGGAAAAAGTCCATAAG GTATCTGAAAGTACAACCCTTGAGGACCTTGAGATGACAAAGGAACCTCTACTTGACTACTTGGCCAATGCAGGATGTCTGAGGCCTATGCGATCTATAGGAGACAGGGATTTGCTGGTACATGACATTGTCATGTTCCAGGTCATCTACAGGGTTCAAGGTCCATTTCAAAG ATTCAGTGAAGGACTGAAAACTCTTGGGGTTCTGGAGAAAATCCAAAGGCATCCAGACAGCTTTCGCCCCCTGTTCTGCTATGAGCCAAGCACTCTGACTGCTGACCAGGTGGATGATGTTTTCAGAATTTGGCTGTCTCCAGAAGGGAGCAACACGAGAGCTGCTGAGGAGATAGTTGTTACCTTCTGGAGAGACTATCTCCAGGATGCAGAGG aGGGAGAAGGGCCATCCAAACTACAAAAAATATTGTCCTTTGCAACTGGAGCATCTGTGCTACCACCGATTGGCTTTTCTCCAACTCCCTCTGTCCAGTTCATTCAGAAGGAAGATGACGACTTCTCCTGTACACCGATGTTCCCTCTGGCCAACACATGTGTCAACTGCATCAAGTTGCCACTACATGTGTCATATCAACAGTTTAAGGAAAAGTTCGACTTCGCTTTAGGGAACTCATATGGGTTTGGCAGGGCATAA